One genomic window of Gemmatimonadota bacterium includes the following:
- a CDS encoding LacI family DNA-binding transcriptional regulator yields MRVKQVTIKDIAQRLGISHSTVSRALSRSAAYLVSEKTRMLVKQTADEMQYTPNLMAQGFVTGKTGTLGLLTYQISLETYGNQTEQILRAAEREHYQLLMGMAVNRTSRSSQDDQGMQIRQLISRGVDGLLINTRGDRGESDRIRDMVRNHIPVVTYYYPTEHISGVVLDLEADFYHATNHLIELGHRRIGYIGRNLDLDSPVSSKGRGYCRAMGDNDLAHEIIPPLGSRGEGGYIQGLNLRDRFTALLCRDDYTAIGVCRGLRDGGLRIPEDVAVVGFGDIDVSAYLSPALTTMAVPYQEIAGTAIDLLLRKIGGEDTTEQVTLRSRLIVRESCGGNKD; encoded by the coding sequence ATGAGAGTCAAGCAGGTCACCATAAAGGACATTGCGCAGAGACTGGGAATCTCCCACTCCACGGTCTCGCGGGCCTTGTCCCGCAGCGCGGCCTATCTCGTCAGCGAAAAGACCCGGATGCTCGTGAAGCAGACCGCGGACGAGATGCAGTATACGCCCAATCTGATGGCGCAGGGATTCGTAACGGGCAAGACGGGCACGCTGGGCCTGCTCACCTACCAGATCTCCCTTGAAACGTACGGAAACCAGACGGAACAGATTCTCAGGGCGGCCGAGCGAGAGCACTATCAGCTGCTGATGGGCATGGCCGTGAACCGGACTTCCCGGTCTTCGCAGGACGACCAGGGCATGCAGATCCGGCAGTTGATCTCAAGGGGCGTGGACGGGCTACTGATCAACACGCGGGGCGACCGGGGGGAATCGGATCGAATACGGGACATGGTGCGGAACCACATTCCCGTGGTGACGTACTACTATCCCACGGAGCATATCAGCGGTGTCGTGCTGGACCTCGAGGCCGACTTCTATCACGCGACAAACCACCTGATCGAACTGGGTCACCGGCGGATCGGGTACATCGGCCGGAACCTGGATCTCGATAGCCCGGTTTCGTCCAAGGGAAGAGGTTACTGCAGGGCGATGGGGGACAACGACCTGGCCCATGAGATCATCCCTCCTCTGGGCAGCCGCGGCGAAGGCGGCTATATCCAGGGACTCAACCTGCGGGACCGGTTCACCGCCTTGCTCTGCAGGGATGACTACACGGCGATCGGCGTATGCCGCGGCTTGCGCGACGGGGGGCTACGCATACCGGAAGACGTGGCCGTGGTGGGTTTCGGAGATATAGACGTGTCGGCCTACCTGTCGCCTGCGCTGACCACGATGGCCGTCCCTTACCAGGAAATAGCCGGGACGGCGATTGACCTGTTGCTGCGCAAGATCGGCGGAGAAGACACGACCGAACAGGTCACGCTCCGCTCCCGCCTCATCGTCCGGGAGTCCTGCGGCGGGAACAAGGATTAG
- the priA gene encoding primosomal protein N': MTASVRFAEIVLPLPVDQVFSYSIPDNLLETALPGRRVSVAFTNRRMTGVITALSDTCPVPRYRPLLDVLDSEAVLDASLLDLTRWIGRYYLCPWGEAIKAALPAGMLSESEQIVSRDEPCPPECMDRLRRAAPRQAELLAQVPEQGAVTLTSLRRKTRIWQPFAALRGLEAKGLVTISIGETGTGPGIRYETWVELVPPKEEADRIVTRLIPRATRQASCINLLARHGGRLTTEQLRHLGRIERAVVRRLEKKGLVSLHEVETIRDPYRDAELPVPDEVDPTEEQAEALQAIHGAIGQGAFKSLLLYGVTGSGKTHVYVKSIEKTLEAGRSAIVLVPELALTPQAVRQFRAHFGDLVTVLHSGLSPGERYDSWRRTRAGDYRIVVGARSAVFAPLSDLGLIVIDEEHEPSYKQFDDPPLYHARDVAVIRARTVNAVTVMGSATPSLETYANTQTGKFECCRLTERVDRRPLPGVRIVDMREERRLGRFSIFSAPLSDRIKDRLDRKEQIILFLNRRGFSPFVQCYDCGHSVSCPHCSVTMTYHADSLFMRCHYCDHRDQAPEICPKCRSRSIGYRGVGTQRVEEELKERFPDARIVRMDMDTTSRKGSHQDIFHRVLNREADILLGTQMVAKGFDFPNVTLVGVISADTSLNLPDFRASERTFQLLTQVAGRTGRGKLGGEVIVQTYSQGHHSVASAQAHDYESFYAREINDRKALGYPPFGRMVGILFQGERDEYVMREARRFAELMGKQPGGLNILGPAPPVIARVRNQYRWQIIARSSHSGRLRDAVRQARLQWERNADSRRVHLKVDVDPVGLM, encoded by the coding sequence ATGACGGCTTCCGTCCGGTTTGCCGAAATAGTCCTCCCTCTACCGGTCGACCAGGTATTCTCCTACAGTATTCCGGACAATCTCCTCGAAACGGCCCTGCCGGGACGGAGGGTGTCGGTCGCCTTCACGAACCGCAGGATGACCGGTGTCATCACGGCGCTATCGGACACCTGTCCCGTACCGCGGTACAGGCCGCTGTTGGACGTCCTCGACAGCGAAGCGGTCCTGGACGCCTCGCTGCTCGACCTCACGCGGTGGATCGGCCGGTACTATCTCTGCCCGTGGGGCGAAGCGATCAAGGCCGCCCTGCCCGCGGGCATGCTGTCGGAAAGCGAACAGATCGTCAGCCGGGACGAACCTTGTCCTCCCGAGTGCATGGACCGGCTTCGCCGCGCCGCGCCCCGGCAGGCCGAACTGCTCGCCCAGGTTCCGGAACAGGGCGCTGTCACGTTGACGAGCCTCCGGCGTAAGACCCGCATCTGGCAACCCTTCGCGGCCCTTCGCGGCCTCGAGGCGAAGGGCCTGGTCACGATTTCGATCGGAGAAACCGGCACCGGTCCGGGCATCCGGTACGAGACCTGGGTCGAACTGGTCCCGCCGAAGGAGGAGGCGGACCGGATCGTGACCAGGCTGATCCCCCGGGCGACCCGGCAGGCCAGCTGCATCAACCTCCTGGCGCGGCACGGCGGCCGGCTGACCACGGAGCAGCTCCGGCACCTGGGGCGGATCGAACGGGCCGTGGTGCGGAGACTGGAGAAGAAGGGCCTGGTTTCGCTCCATGAGGTGGAGACGATACGTGATCCCTACCGGGACGCCGAACTGCCCGTACCGGACGAGGTCGATCCCACGGAGGAGCAGGCCGAGGCACTGCAGGCGATCCACGGCGCCATCGGCCAGGGCGCCTTCAAGTCCCTGCTGCTTTACGGCGTCACCGGCAGCGGAAAGACGCACGTCTACGTGAAATCCATAGAAAAGACCCTGGAAGCGGGCCGGTCGGCCATCGTGCTCGTGCCGGAACTCGCCCTGACTCCGCAGGCCGTGCGGCAGTTCCGCGCCCATTTCGGCGATCTCGTGACCGTTCTGCACAGCGGCCTGTCCCCGGGGGAGCGGTACGACTCCTGGCGGCGGACCCGCGCCGGGGACTACCGCATCGTCGTCGGCGCCCGGTCCGCCGTGTTCGCACCGCTTTCCGATCTCGGCCTGATCGTCATCGACGAGGAACACGAACCGTCCTACAAGCAGTTCGACGACCCCCCGCTCTATCACGCGCGGGACGTGGCGGTCATCCGGGCGCGCACGGTGAACGCCGTGACGGTCATGGGCAGCGCGACACCTTCCCTGGAGACCTACGCCAATACGCAGACCGGCAAATTCGAATGCTGCCGCCTGACCGAGCGAGTGGACCGGCGCCCCCTGCCGGGCGTGCGGATCGTGGACATGCGGGAGGAGCGCAGGCTGGGGCGCTTTTCGATCTTCTCCGCTCCCCTGTCCGACCGGATCAAGGACCGTCTCGACCGGAAGGAGCAGATCATCCTCTTCCTGAACCGGCGCGGATTCTCTCCCTTCGTCCAGTGCTACGACTGCGGGCACTCCGTGTCCTGTCCCCATTGCAGCGTGACGATGACCTACCACGCCGACAGCCTGTTCATGCGGTGCCACTACTGCGACCACAGGGACCAGGCGCCGGAGATTTGCCCCAAGTGCCGTTCCAGGTCGATCGGATACCGGGGCGTCGGCACCCAGCGCGTCGAGGAGGAACTGAAGGAGCGGTTTCCGGACGCCCGGATCGTCCGCATGGACATGGACACCACGTCGCGGAAGGGTTCCCACCAGGATATATTCCACCGCGTGCTGAACCGCGAGGCGGACATCCTGCTCGGCACGCAGATGGTGGCCAAGGGGTTCGATTTCCCGAACGTGACGCTCGTGGGCGTCATCTCGGCCGACACGTCGCTTAACCTCCCGGATTTCAGGGCCAGCGAGCGGACCTTTCAGTTGCTGACGCAGGTGGCCGGCCGGACCGGGCGGGGCAAGCTGGGCGGCGAGGTGATCGTCCAGACCTATTCGCAAGGGCATCACAGCGTCGCAAGCGCGCAGGCGCACGACTACGAGTCCTTTTACGCCCGGGAAATCAACGACCGCAAGGCACTCGGCTATCCACCCTTCGGGCGCATGGTGGGGATCCTGTTCCAGGGGGAACGGGACGAATACGTGATGCGGGAGGCGCGCCGGTTCGCCGAGCTCATGGGGAAACAGCCGGGGGGGTTGAATATACTGGGGCCTGCGCCGCCGGTGATCGCCCGGGTGCGCAACCAGTACCGCTGGCAGATCATCGCGCGGAGCAGCCATTCCGGGCGTCTGCGTGACGCCGTGCGGCAGGCCCGGCTGCAATGGGAGCGCAACGCCGACAGCCGGCGTGTTCATCTGAAAGTCGACGTGGATCCCGTGGGGCTGATGTGA
- a CDS encoding phytanoyl-CoA dioxygenase family protein — MFTDDQWSCWDENGYVIIPEAVPAAHLEATISAIAGFLELDPRDPETWYADPPRRLGFVEMYHHQAMWDNRQHARVYEAFKTLWNEEKLWVSIDRANMTPPEREDRPHGFNESLIHWDTDTAVDPEAFKVQGVLYLTDTDADQGGFQCVPGFHRRFFEWVKTQPPDRNPMQPDMTGLEPVAIPGKAGDLLIWHSLLPHGNSRNTSDRPRWSQYISASPSAEDDENLRQHRVSLWRNRKNPDAFPGDPRGVERRGEPARLTALGRRLLGLDRWA; from the coding sequence TTGTTCACCGACGATCAGTGGTCCTGCTGGGACGAAAACGGCTACGTGATCATACCCGAGGCCGTACCCGCCGCTCACCTGGAAGCCACGATTTCGGCCATCGCTGGATTCCTGGAACTGGACCCCCGCGATCCAGAGACCTGGTACGCCGATCCGCCCCGCCGTCTCGGATTCGTCGAAATGTACCATCACCAGGCGATGTGGGACAACCGGCAGCATGCGCGGGTCTACGAGGCGTTCAAGACCCTGTGGAACGAGGAGAAGCTCTGGGTGAGCATCGACCGTGCGAACATGACGCCGCCGGAACGGGAAGACCGGCCGCACGGGTTCAACGAGTCACTGATTCACTGGGATACGGACACGGCGGTCGATCCCGAGGCGTTCAAGGTACAGGGCGTGCTGTACCTGACCGATACGGACGCCGACCAGGGCGGCTTCCAGTGCGTACCGGGGTTCCACAGGCGGTTCTTCGAATGGGTGAAGACCCAGCCTCCCGACCGTAATCCCATGCAGCCGGACATGACGGGCCTGGAACCAGTCGCCATCCCCGGCAAGGCCGGCGACTTGCTCATCTGGCACAGCCTGCTGCCCCACGGGAACAGCCGAAACACCTCCGACCGGCCCCGCTGGAGCCAGTACATTTCCGCGAGCCCGAGCGCGGAGGATGACGAGAACCTCCGGCAACACCGCGTCTCGCTCTGGAGGAACCGCAAGAACCCGGACGCCTTCCCGGGCGATCCGCGCGGCGTCGAGCGCAGAGGCGAACCCGCGCGCCTCACCGCGCTGGGACGAAGGCTGCTGGGCCTGGACCGCTGGGCGTAA
- a CDS encoding LacI family DNA-binding transcriptional regulator → MRKKRVTIKDIAKTLGISHTTVSRALSRNKSHMVSEDTRRRVERVAEEFSYRPNLLAKGFATGKTGTLGLLTGESYQEQAGTQIESFLRAADERNFRLLVGMSAEWDSSSPETGQAVQMEQFISSGIDGLLVQTMGDEEESERILATVEDRVPVVTFHHPARGFPGVVLDFAAGFHRATEHLIALGHRRIGFLGENWEGAGHDTARGTGYFKAMTEHGLHPVCLPVGRQQTESGYRLSREVKDRFTALLCCSDYTAIGVYRGLDELGILVPDDVAIVGSGDSDVSAFVTPALTTQSTPSRGIARAAMELMVKILEGREVGCQIVLASNLIVRESCGSGAVDPTTMPW, encoded by the coding sequence ATGAGAAAGAAGCGGGTGACGATCAAGGACATCGCGAAAACGCTGGGCATCTCCCACACCACGGTCTCTCGCGCCTTGTCCCGGAACAAGTCGCACATGGTAAGCGAGGATACCCGCAGGCGGGTGGAACGGGTTGCCGAGGAGTTTTCCTACCGGCCCAACCTCCTGGCCAAGGGATTCGCCACCGGGAAAACGGGCACGCTGGGCCTGCTGACCGGCGAAAGCTACCAGGAGCAGGCCGGCACGCAGATCGAGAGCTTCCTGAGAGCCGCGGACGAACGGAACTTCCGGCTCCTGGTGGGCATGTCCGCCGAATGGGACTCCTCGTCCCCTGAGACCGGCCAGGCCGTGCAGATGGAGCAGTTCATATCAAGCGGCATTGACGGACTCCTGGTCCAGACCATGGGCGACGAGGAAGAGTCGGAGCGTATCCTGGCCACTGTCGAAGACCGGGTACCCGTAGTGACTTTTCACCATCCCGCCCGGGGCTTCCCCGGCGTGGTACTGGATTTCGCGGCAGGGTTCCACCGGGCGACGGAGCACCTTATCGCGCTGGGTCACCGGCGCATAGGGTTTCTCGGTGAGAACTGGGAAGGCGCCGGTCATGACACCGCCCGCGGAACGGGGTATTTCAAGGCCATGACCGAACACGGCCTCCACCCCGTTTGCCTGCCCGTCGGCCGCCAGCAGACGGAATCCGGCTATCGGCTATCCCGGGAGGTAAAGGACCGGTTCACCGCCCTCCTGTGCTGCAGCGACTACACGGCCATCGGCGTATACCGCGGCCTGGACGAATTGGGGATCCTCGTACCGGACGACGTGGCCATCGTGGGCAGCGGCGATTCGGACGTATCGGCTTTCGTGACGCCTGCGCTTACGACGCAGTCGACGCCCTCCAGGGGCATCGCACGTGCGGCGATGGAACTGATGGTGAAGATTCTCGAGGGCCGGGAGGTGGGATGCCAGATCGTGCTGGCGTCCAATCTGATTGTAAGGGAATCCTGTGGTTCCGGCGCCGTGGATCCAACCACGATGCCGTGGTGA
- a CDS encoding GWxTD domain-containing protein, which translates to MFDAGRWIKVFSGLAMPAVAMLLAVPAITVLAAPAAPAAVATPDAPAPADRVPDQSGRINPSLAVVDIVTSRGDTVDSTRVDCYYRLSNELFSFVRAGDRYAARFELSLIVIDDDDYQVTAETIRDSVLVDSEAEMRVMDHSRAKLYTTYLPPGEYDLEIKLYDQDTGSQHDMARPFEVPDYYKDRLSVSDIQFAGLVLEGSSNVGLERRGIRIVPNLTRAFGEDHTDMYIYYEVYSDAAGEAQQPLSVVYKIKSPSGKVMLDLEEPLERQGHIGAYSGRFDTSDLPQGVYTLEIEVDDRAVRNRAKAESEFQITWQFLLPLTTAKNFREITEQLRYIAKNDELDTLKKYRDAPAGEQKVALEAFWKRRDPTPGTDRNEHMITYYRRIAYANEHFDDGLRKGWRSDQGRVYIVYGPPDEIERHTWDRSFSHPYQVWHYNNISRSFVFIDFDGYGRYQLYRVY; encoded by the coding sequence ATGTTCGACGCTGGAAGGTGGATCAAGGTGTTTTCAGGGCTTGCGATGCCGGCCGTAGCGATGCTGCTCGCGGTGCCGGCCATAACCGTGCTCGCGGCTCCGGCGGCTCCGGCGGCGGTGGCGACACCGGACGCTCCCGCTCCGGCGGACCGCGTTCCCGATCAATCGGGCAGGATCAACCCGAGTCTAGCCGTGGTGGACATCGTCACCTCGCGCGGCGATACCGTGGACAGCACGCGTGTAGACTGCTACTACCGCCTTTCGAACGAACTGTTCAGTTTCGTACGGGCCGGGGACCGCTACGCCGCCCGTTTCGAACTTTCGCTGATCGTGATCGACGATGACGACTACCAGGTTACCGCCGAGACCATCCGGGATTCGGTCCTGGTGGATTCCGAAGCCGAGATGCGGGTGATGGACCATTCCCGCGCAAAGCTGTACACTACCTACCTTCCCCCGGGCGAGTACGACCTGGAGATCAAGCTCTACGACCAGGATACCGGCAGCCAGCATGACATGGCCCGGCCTTTTGAAGTGCCCGATTACTACAAGGACCGGCTGAGCGTAAGTGACATCCAGTTCGCCGGACTGGTCCTGGAAGGGTCGTCCAACGTCGGCCTGGAACGCAGGGGCATCCGGATAGTTCCCAACCTGACCCGCGCCTTCGGCGAAGACCATACCGACATGTACATCTACTACGAGGTGTATTCGGACGCGGCCGGCGAGGCGCAACAGCCGCTGTCTGTGGTGTACAAGATCAAATCACCATCGGGCAAGGTGATGCTGGACCTTGAGGAACCCCTGGAACGGCAGGGTCATATCGGCGCGTACAGCGGCCGGTTCGATACCAGCGACCTGCCCCAGGGGGTGTACACCCTCGAGATCGAAGTTGATGACCGCGCCGTTCGAAACCGGGCGAAAGCCGAATCGGAATTCCAAATCACCTGGCAGTTCCTGCTGCCTCTGACGACGGCGAAGAACTTCAGGGAGATCACCGAGCAGCTCCGGTATATCGCCAAGAACGACGAGCTGGATACGCTGAAGAAATACAGGGACGCGCCCGCGGGAGAACAGAAAGTCGCCCTGGAAGCGTTCTGGAAACGCCGGGACCCCACGCCCGGAACGGACCGGAACGAGCATATGATCACCTATTACCGGCGGATCGCGTACGCGAACGAACATTTCGACGACGGACTCCGGAAGGGCTGGCGCAGCGACCAGGGCCGGGTCTATATCGTCTACGGTCCGCCGGACGAGATAGAACGGCATACCTGGGACCGGTCCTTCTCCCATCCGTACCAGGTATGGCACTACAACAACATAAGCCGTAGTTTCGTCTTCATCGACTTCGACGGCTATGGCAGGTACCAGCTCTATCGGGTGTATTGA
- a CDS encoding amino acid permease, with translation MKPDSSSPFQLETELRRDLGVVSATTIIVGGIIGSGIFGAPAGIAQQLGNPGLFLLVWILGGALGFAGALCFAELGTMMPRSGGQFVYLNEAFPPIIAFLYGWVEFVLLQSAGMAAIGAICTSYMGYFIPAISPQITVLELGPLSISSQQVAVWALILFLCYVNYVGVRFGGLVMNLTTFAKVTALVGLALLAAWIGGNSEHFVPLVPPDMDFSILAVLGPAMIGGLFAYQGWVNTNMVVGEVKDPQRILPRVIFFGLGLCTLVYLAVNWSYLYILSIDEIAASERVAADAASRLIGPVGASLISAAVMISTFGTMNGTMIITPRIPYAMARAGLFFKWFTHVHPRYRTPSRAVVAMSIMGFVWTFLGGFQDIINAFVYIVYLYYGLNVLALIVLRRKHPNAHRPYKVPGYPYVPVLFLVVVAWVVVTVVTQNFLQALPGLGCLGLGAVVYLVWFRKA, from the coding sequence GTGAAACCCGATTCATCCAGTCCCTTCCAGCTCGAAACCGAACTCAGACGCGATCTGGGCGTGGTATCCGCCACGACCATCATCGTCGGCGGCATTATCGGTTCCGGCATCTTCGGCGCGCCGGCGGGCATCGCCCAGCAGCTCGGCAATCCCGGCCTGTTCCTCCTGGTGTGGATCCTGGGCGGGGCGCTGGGCTTCGCCGGAGCCCTGTGCTTCGCCGAACTCGGCACCATGATGCCCCGGAGCGGCGGGCAGTTCGTCTACCTGAACGAGGCCTTCCCGCCCATCATCGCCTTCCTCTACGGATGGGTGGAGTTCGTGCTGCTCCAGAGCGCCGGCATGGCCGCCATCGGCGCCATATGCACCAGCTACATGGGGTATTTCATCCCGGCGATCTCGCCCCAGATCACCGTGCTGGAACTCGGTCCCCTGAGCATCTCTTCCCAGCAGGTCGCCGTCTGGGCGCTGATCCTGTTCCTCTGCTATGTCAATTACGTCGGCGTCCGATTCGGCGGACTGGTGATGAACCTGACGACCTTCGCCAAGGTTACGGCCCTGGTCGGCCTGGCGCTGCTGGCCGCCTGGATCGGCGGGAACAGCGAGCATTTCGTGCCGCTGGTGCCGCCGGACATGGACTTCAGCATCCTGGCCGTGCTCGGTCCGGCGATGATCGGCGGTCTCTTCGCCTACCAGGGCTGGGTCAACACCAACATGGTCGTGGGCGAAGTGAAGGACCCCCAGCGTATCCTGCCCCGGGTGATCTTCTTCGGCCTGGGCCTTTGCACGCTCGTGTACCTCGCGGTCAACTGGTCCTACCTGTACATCCTGAGCATCGACGAAATCGCGGCTTCCGAGCGCGTTGCGGCCGACGCGGCAAGCCGGCTGATCGGCCCCGTGGGCGCGTCGCTGATCTCGGCGGCCGTCATGATCTCGACCTTCGGCACCATGAACGGCACCATGATCATCACCCCCCGGATCCCCTACGCCATGGCGAGAGCGGGCCTGTTCTTCAAGTGGTTCACCCATGTGCACCCCCGGTACCGGACGCCGTCCCGCGCCGTCGTGGCCATGTCGATCATGGGTTTCGTGTGGACCTTCCTGGGCGGCTTCCAGGACATCATCAACGCCTTCGTCTACATCGTCTACCTGTACTACGGGCTCAACGTCCTCGCCCTCATCGTGCTCCGGCGCAAGCATCCGAACGCCCACAGGCCCTACAAAGTCCCCGGCTATCCCTACGTGCCGGTGCTGTTCCTGGTGGTGGTGGCCTGGGTCGTGGTGACGGTCGTCACGCAGAACTTCCTGCAGGCGCTGCCCGGACTGGGATGCCTGGGCCTGGGGGCCGTGGTATACCTGGTCTGGTTCCGGAAAGCTTAA
- a CDS encoding Gfo/Idh/MocA family oxidoreductase codes for MPKTKVGFIGGGGIAREHMQHLSGMDDVELTAVADISGAALDTCRETYGIPHCFEDYRELLAMDSIDAVTVGTPNSAHCEPTIDALRAGKDVLVEKPMAITAEEAADMVKASRETGRILVIGFQHRFAPEARMLKRFIDRGEFGKILYGRCLALRRRGIPNWGVFGRKDLQGGGALIDIGVHMIEAAHYLMGSPQPVSAFGSAYTYLGDRPSDTVSMWPDWDHETYSVEDLAVGMIRFDNGATLSVEASFAAHIGKGEWTFSLMGEKAGGQFSPPRVFKDQSGTMINIKPDYLPDMDGFRFKMEHFIDCVRTRKPSEAPGEHGLLVQQILNGIYRSAETGREVPITTLV; via the coding sequence GTGCCTAAGACGAAGGTCGGTTTTATCGGTGGGGGCGGCATCGCCCGTGAACACATGCAGCACCTGTCCGGTATGGACGACGTGGAACTGACGGCGGTCGCCGACATCAGCGGCGCCGCCCTGGATACCTGCCGGGAAACGTACGGCATCCCCCACTGTTTCGAGGACTACCGGGAACTGCTGGCGATGGATTCGATCGACGCGGTCACCGTGGGCACCCCGAACAGCGCCCATTGCGAGCCGACCATAGACGCGCTCCGGGCCGGCAAGGACGTCCTGGTGGAGAAACCCATGGCCATCACGGCGGAAGAAGCCGCAGATATGGTCAAAGCGAGCCGGGAAACGGGCCGCATCCTGGTGATCGGTTTTCAGCACCGGTTCGCGCCGGAGGCCCGGATGCTCAAACGCTTCATCGACCGGGGAGAATTCGGAAAGATCCTGTACGGACGATGCCTGGCCCTCCGCCGCCGCGGGATTCCGAACTGGGGCGTTTTCGGCCGCAAAGACCTGCAGGGCGGGGGCGCGTTGATCGATATCGGCGTGCATATGATCGAAGCGGCCCACTATCTCATGGGCTCCCCTCAGCCCGTAAGCGCCTTCGGGAGCGCCTACACCTACCTGGGAGACCGGCCCAGCGACACGGTATCCATGTGGCCCGACTGGGATCACGAAACGTACTCGGTCGAGGACCTGGCAGTGGGGATGATCCGGTTCGACAACGGCGCCACGCTCTCCGTGGAGGCTTCCTTCGCGGCGCATATCGGAAAGGGAGAATGGACTTTCTCGCTGATGGGCGAAAAGGCCGGCGGCCAGTTCAGTCCGCCCCGCGTCTTCAAGGACCAGTCCGGCACCATGATCAACATCAAGCCGGACTATCTACCCGATATGGATGGTTTCCGCTTCAAGATGGAACATTTCATCGACTGCGTGCGGACCCGGAAACCGTCCGAGGCGCCGGGCGAGCACGGACTCCTCGTGCAGCAGATCTTGAACGGCATCTACCGGTCCGCCGAAACGGGCCGTGAAGTGCCCATAACAACCCTGGTCTGA
- a CDS encoding LacI family DNA-binding transcriptional regulator: MRNRPVTIKDIARRLGISYSTVSRALSPRMSHLVKEQTRLLVRRTAAEMDYSPNLMAQAFVQGTEGVLGLVTNRIGQEFTGRQISHLVRAAAREGYQVLVAAVSSRTATSAAVSSRTAPFGKIDSAEQPGKAKRSEQAERSDQAEQFMHLKARDVDGILVQALGDESESARIVHAARGKLPVAAFGYAVDDVSSVLLNPAPGMQAVTEHLIGLGHERICFLGEDPIGSDGPRSHVMGYRTAMRRHGLTPRIVPVEAGSARSGYNLGRALRGRYTALACCSDYTALGVCRGLIESGVRVPDDMAVTGFGDSEVSAYVRPSLTTLAIPFEDMAAQVIQDIIHQIHDRTAPRRSVFSPDLIVRESCGADKITP; encoded by the coding sequence GTGAGGAACAGGCCGGTCACGATCAAGGACATCGCCAGGCGGCTGGGCATTTCGTACTCCACGGTCTCCCGGGCGCTGTCTCCCCGCATGTCCCACCTCGTAAAGGAACAGACGCGTCTGCTTGTGAGACGGACCGCGGCGGAGATGGACTATTCGCCCAATCTCATGGCCCAGGCTTTCGTACAGGGAACGGAAGGCGTCCTGGGGCTGGTGACCAACCGGATCGGCCAGGAATTCACCGGCCGGCAGATCAGCCACCTGGTGCGGGCCGCCGCTCGAGAAGGTTACCAGGTGCTGGTCGCGGCGGTCTCGAGCCGGACCGCAACATCCGCGGCGGTCTCGAGCCGGACCGCACCTTTCGGGAAAATCGACAGTGCCGAACAGCCAGGAAAGGCCAAAAGGTCTGAACAGGCTGAACGATCCGATCAGGCTGAGCAGTTCATGCATCTGAAGGCCCGTGACGTAGACGGCATACTGGTCCAGGCACTCGGTGACGAAAGCGAGTCGGCCCGGATCGTCCATGCCGCGAGAGGAAAACTGCCCGTCGCGGCCTTTGGATACGCCGTGGACGATGTATCGAGCGTTCTCCTGAACCCGGCCCCGGGCATGCAGGCGGTCACCGAGCACCTCATCGGTCTCGGGCATGAACGGATCTGTTTCCTGGGCGAAGACCCGATCGGATCGGACGGTCCTCGTTCACATGTAATGGGTTATCGCACCGCGATGCGCAGACACGGACTGACACCCCGCATCGTTCCGGTCGAAGCCGGAAGCGCCCGTTCCGGATACAACCTGGGCAGGGCGCTGCGCGGCCGGTATACGGCCCTTGCATGTTGCTCTGATTACACGGCCCTCGGCGTCTGCAGGGGACTGATCGAATCCGGCGTGCGGGTTCCCGATGACATGGCGGTAACCGGTTTCGGAGACAGCGAAGTCTCGGCCTACGTCAGGCCATCCCTGACTACGCTAGCCATCCCCTTCGAAGATATGGCCGCCCAGGTTATACAGGACATCATTCACCAGATCCACGACCGCACCGCCCCGCGGCGGAGTGTATTCAGCCCCGATCTTATCGTCCGGGAATCCTGCGGCGCGGATAAGATCACACCATAG